From Anaerotignum faecicola:
CGCTTTCATGCCGTCCAGTGTTTTCTGAATCAGCTCATCCAGTTCCCAACCCAGACGTTCTGCGCCTGTTTTGATGATTTCTCTGTCACAGCCTGCGGCAAAATGCTTATCCTTGAATTTTTTCTTTACGGATTTCAGCTCCATATCCTTTACGCTCTTGGAGGGACGCATCAGCGCCGCCGCACCAATCAGCCCTGTCAGCTCATCCACAGCGAAAAGCACCTTTTCCATTTCATGCTCCGGCGCAATATCGCAGCAGATGCCATAGCCATGGCTTGCCACCGCATGAATCATTCTTTCGTCAATATCTTTTTCCCGCATCAGCTCCTGCACCTTGGCGCAGTGCTCCTCAGGCCACTGTTCAAAATCCAAATCGTGCAGCAGACCGACATTGCCCCAGAAATCCACCTCGTCGCCATAGCCCAGCTCCTGTGCCAGATAGCGCATCACGCCCTCAACTGTTTCGCCGTGGCGCAGATGGAATGGCTCCTTATTATATTCGTTCAGTAATTCCCAAGCTTCCTCTCTTGTCAAAACCTTGCCCATATTGCATGCCTTCTTTCTCTCTCTTTTATCTTTTGTTTCCGAAAAAATGTTGCTTTTTCACATT
This genomic window contains:
- a CDS encoding metal-dependent phosphohydrolase produces the protein MGKVLTREEAWELLNEYNKEPFHLRHGETVEGVMRYLAQELGYGDEVDFWGNVGLLHDLDFEQWPEEHCAKVQELMREKDIDERMIHAVASHGYGICCDIAPEHEMEKVLFAVDELTGLIGAAALMRPSKSVKDMELKSVKKKFKDKHFAAGCDREIIKTGAERLGWELDELIQKTLDGMKADERNA